The following nucleotide sequence is from Chryseobacterium sp. CY350.
AAAGAAGAATCTAATAAAATATAAAATAGCCTTGTGAAAATGTGGCTATTTTATTTCCAGCTAAAAAAATCACGAGAAAATCTGTAAGCCGGATTTTGTACTTCCTAAAAAATGCCTGTTATTTATCTACGTTTTACATTGCTGCAAAACTTGAGCTGATTACCCCTCGGCTTTCAGGACGAGCCGCCCCTATTTTCATTGCTGAAAAGAACCGATATACTTATCATTGCACCGCAAAGAGTTTACCTGGTTTCACTACAGCCGAACTGTACCTGCTTTCTGTTGCACTTGTCCTATCCTCACGGATGACGGATGTTATCCGCTTTGCTGCTCTATGGTGTCCGGACTTTCCTACCCTTACCGAAATAAGAATCAACAAGCCGACTTTCTCGTGGCTGCAAAGATAGGAATTAGTTATGAGTTAAAAGTAATAAGTCAATGCCCTAGAGTCGAGAAAACTTGGCCATGAATATATTTCAAACCCATCACTTATAATTAATAACTTATAACTCTTCACCAATTACCACATTATTGTTATCTTCGTGCCAATTATACAGAATTTTGATTTCCAAAGAGAAAGAATTTGCCCAGCTTATAAAAGATAATCAAGGTTTGATTATTAAAGTTTCGCGGCTGTATACTAACTCTCTTGAAGATGAGGAAGATCTTTTCCAGGAGATTGTCTTGCAGTTGTGGAGAAGCTACGATTCATTTAAAGGAAATTCAAAAATATCTACCTGGATGTATCGCGTAGCTCTTAATACAGCAATCACGCTTTTCAGAAAAAAGAGCAAAAGTTTACCTACCAACGAACTCGACATCAATCACAGAGATTTTATTGAAGATGATGATGACAAGCAACAGCAAATCTCATTGTTGTATACTGTTATCAAAACTCTACCGAATGTTGAAAGAGCAATCGTAATGATGTATCTGGATGATCTTCCCTATAAAGACATTGCAGAAAACCTTGGAATAACCGAAGTGAATGCTCGCGTGAAAATGAACAGACTAAAGAAAGTCCTTAAAGAAAAAATGGAACGAAATGCCTGAATTTGACATAGACAGTTTTAAGAAAACATGGCAGGAGCAGCCTGTTGAACCCAAATATAACAACGACGAAATCCTTCAGATGTTGAATAAAAAATCGCGCAATTATGTGAAATACATTTTTTGGATCAGTGTCGTTGAATTCGTTCTTTTCACTATTTTTGGTCTTTTTCTGATACTTCAAAATAAAGAATCTAATACTTTTCTTACTTCCTTACAAAGATTAGGCGTTGAAAAAAACGACGAGATGCAGAATATTCTTGATAATATTTATTTGATTATCAAAATCTGTACTTTATTTATAACAGGTTATTTTGTTATCCGATTTTATAAAAATTATAGAAAAATAAAAGTTGAAGAAGATCTTAAAGAATTCATTTCAAGAATTATCAGCTTTAAAAAAACAGTCAATGCCTTCATTTTAATAAACATTTTAATTGTGGTTGTTTTTACGTCTGCTCTCACAATTTTTGGAATTTACTCTATAAAGAACCAAAATAGTGCACTTGCCAATTCGTCAATATTAGCTTTTATTATAAGTTTTATTATTAGTACTGTGCTTTGTGTGGTTTTAATTTGGGCTTATTACAGATTGGTGTACGGAATTCTCATTAAAAGACTAGATAAAAATCTTGTTCAGCTCAAAGAGATTGAGTCTCAGGAATAATAACTTTAGAAGCATTAAAAATAAAAAAAGCGTCAGGAATAATCCTGACGCTTTTATATTATTGTTATAATTCTTTTCTAAGTCTTGCAACCGGAATATTCAGTTGCTCCCTGTACTTAGCGATCGTTCGCCTCGCAATATTATAGCCTTGTTCTTTTAAGATAACAACCAAAGCATCATCCGTTAATGGTTTTCGTTTATTTTCTTTACTGATGACTTCCTGAAGATGCATTTTGATTTCTTTTGTAGAAACTTCTTCACCATCATCATTCGTAAGACTGTCGGAAAACAAGTCTTTCAAATATAAAATACCATTCGGCGTATCGGCATATTTACTTTTTACTACTCTAGAGATTGTAGAGATATCGAAACCTGTAATATCGGCAATATCTTTAAGAATCATTGGTCTTAATGACTTCTCATCACCTGTAATAAAATAATTATGCTGAAATTTTACTATAGCGTTAATGGTCTGTAACAAAGTATTCTGACGCTGATTAATCGCATCGATATACCATTTGGCAGCATCTAATTTTTGTTTGATGAATAACGCAGCCTGTTTATGCTCTGATGAATTTTTATCATGAGAATAAGTTGTTAAAATATCTTTATATTCTTCAGAAACACGTAAAGTCGGCGCATTTTTGCTGTTCAACATAGGGATTACCAAACCATCTTTTACTTGAATAACAAAATCCGGAATAATCTCCTGATTGATTGTTATGGTCTGAGTTTCAAAATTTCCTCCAACTTTAGGCGAAAGTTTAGCTATTTCCTCCAAAGCATCCTTCAGATCTTCTTCTTCTATATCGTACTTTTGAATAATTTTGTTATAATGCTTATTCGTTAAGGCATCAAACTGGAATCGCAAAATATTTGCTGCTAAAGAAATCGCTTTGTTGGCACTAACTTTCTTTTCTATTTGCAATAGCAAACATTCTTGCAAACCACGCGCTCCAACTCCTGATGGATCAAGTTTTTGAATATAATTCTCTAATATATCTTCTACTTTTTCTGTAGTGGTATAAATTCCCTGAGAAAATGCAAGATCATCAACAATTGATTTCACTTCTCTCCTCAAATAACCGTCAGTATCAAGGTTACCAATAATATATTCAGCGATCTTTAGATCTTCTGAATTAATATTGATAAGGTTAATCTGTTCCATCAAATAATCATACAGAGACTGACCTTCTGTTAAAAGACTTTCGTTATCAAAATCTTCATCATCAGCAGAATAATTGCTTGACGCTGTTTTGTAAGTAGGTTCATCATCGTAGATGTAATCATTTACATCAAAATCCGTTTCAATACTTTCAGTACCTTCAGTTTCATATGAATCTTCAATTGACGAATATTCATCTTCCTTTGGCTCTTCTTTTGCAACTTCTAACGCAGGATTTTCCTCCAGTTCCCTTTCCAATTCCTCTTCAAATTCTAACGTATGAAGTTGAATTAACTTCATCAGTTGGATCTGCTGGGGAGCGAGTTTTTGTCCTAATTTAAGCTGTAAATGTTGTTTTAGCATATCGACTCTGATTTTACATAACGTATTCTACGAATTTAGTAATTATTTTTTAATAAAAATAACTTTTAGCATGATTTTTGCTTTATGCAGATAATTATATCAATAATGAGAAAAACTCATGTGCTAGCGTGAGTTTTTTTTTGTCCAAAATATTCATCAATTTCCATTTGCATGATAGAATTAACGTCAAAATAAGAATTAAGAATATAAGATTTTCAAAATTTCTTTCATTATTCCAATGGAGATCTATACCGATTCTAATACTTACTGAGTAATATGCTTTTACTAATTTCGACAGTAATGGCACTACAAGGTAGAATTTTAACAAGAAGCATCACAGCATAATTTAATTTAATATAGATCTTATTACAGAAATTACCACCTTATACTCAATTACACATTTAAGAAATACGCTTTTTTCGAAATTTCTCTTAGCCTTTGAATCATAGAAAAATATTGACATTATTTAACAGTAGTAAATAATATTGTTTGGTTAATTTTAAAAAATATTTTTTGAAGATAAAATTTTTGGTACTTCAAAGGAGGTTACTATACTAAAACAGACCCTATAAGGTTTGAGAAGCAAAAGTAATTTACATCGGTCTTATTTTATCCTTTAAAGGATTTTTTTTAAGAAGACCTCTTATAATCTGTCGGCTTAGATAATTCTAATAATACAACCTAACATAACTTATTAACTTGTATAAAATTACCATATTTCGAAATATCACTGTTATAAAAAATTCTTGCAAAGAGTATTAGAGTTATTTTTAAAAATTTTAATGATTAATTGTATGAAGACATCATTTCAAATTTTGAAAATATTCTAATGTTGATACAGAAAATTTAATTGTTGATATTGCTTAGCTACATTATACTCAGAGAAATTATATTTAATCATAAGATAGTTGTAATTTTCACTATGCTTAAATTCATATTTTAGTTCAAGTTAAATAGCTCTCTTCTCAAGAAACAGTAATATTTGATGTATTCTAATTGTAGCCAGCGCTTTATACTTAAAATAATTGATTCGGATGTAAATGCTAACTGCAATAAAGCGTTATCCAGAACCATAGTTCTATGATGTTTTGCCTGGAACTAATAATTGCTGGAATTAGAATGAAGTTAATAGCTGTTATTACAATTACGTTTAACTTTCAATTGCGTATACACAAAAAAAAGCTCCTTTATCGGTTGATAAAGGAGCTTTAAAAAAAAAGACTGGCGGCGACCTACTCTCCCGCTTTCGCAGTACCATCGGCGCTGGTGGGCTTAACTTCTGTGTTCGGAATGGGAACAGGTGAGCCCCACCGCTAAAACCACCCTAAAGGTTGTATATAGCTGTAAGCATTAGGCTTTAGGCCTTAAGCTTATGGCTTTTTAATCGATAAAAACAGTCACAAAGAAAAAACCTTTCTTGCACTTGCAAGCGATTTGAGATAGGTTTATAATTTTTTAAATGATTACTCATTGATGATTATATTTATTCCTGTAATAGGCTATAAATCTACGGGTAATTAGTACTACTCGGCTATGCTGTTACCAACTTTACACCTGTAGCCTATCAACGTCGTCATCTCCAACGACCCTTAAAAGATGTCTCATCTTGAGGCGAGTTTCGCACTTATATGCTTTCAGTGCTTATCTCTTCCAAACGTAGCTACTCAGCGGTGCTCCTGGCGGAACAACTGATACACCAGAGGTTTGTTCAATTCGGTCCTCTCGTACTAGAATCAAGCCCTCTCAAACATCTAACGCCCGCAATAGATAGAGACCGAACTGTCTCACGACGTTCTGAACCCAGCTCGCGTGCCACTTTAATGGGCGAACAGCCCAACCCTTGGGACCTTCTCCAGCCCCAGGATGTGACGAGCCGACATCGAGGTGCCGAACCTCCCCGTCGATGTGAGCTCTTGGGGGAGACTAGCCTGTTATCCCCGGAGTACCTTTTATCCTATGAGCGATGGCCCTTCCATACGGAACCACCGGATCACTATGTCCTGCTTTCGCACCTGATCGACTTGTAGGTCTCACAGTCAAGCACCCTTATGCCATTACACTCTACGCACGGTTACCAAGCGTGCTGAGGGTACCTTTGAAAGCCTCCGTTACTCTTTTGGAGGCGACCACCCCAGTCAAACTACCCACCACGCAGTGTCCTTCTAAAAGAAGTTAGGCTCCAAGTAAGTAAAGGGTGGTATTTCAACGTTGACTCCACAAACACTAGCGTGCCTGCTTCAAAGTCTCCCACCTATCCTACACATTACTTACTCAAAGTCAATACGAAGTTATAGTAAAGGTTCACAGGGTCTTTTCGTCCCATTGCGGGTACTCGGCATCTTCACCGAGACTACAATTTCACAGAGCTCATGGTTGAGACAGTGCCCAGATCGTTACACCATTCGTGCAGGTCGGAACTTACCCGACAAGGAATTTCGCTACCTTAGGACCGTTATAGTTACGGCCGCCGTTTACTGGGGCTTCAGTCAAACGCTTCGCATTGCTGCTAACGCCCTTCCTTAACCTTCCAGCACCGGGCAGGTGTCAGACCCTATACAGCATCTTTCGATTTAGCAGAGTCCTGTGTTTTTGATAAACAGTCGCCTGGGCCTCTTCACTGCGGCCAGCATTGCTGCTGGCGTCTCTTCTTCCGAAGTTACGAGACTATTTTGCCTAGTTCCTTAACCATGATTCACTCTAGCACCTTAGGATTCTCTCCTCGACTACCTGTGTCGGTTTTGGTACGGGTTGCTTCACTTCGGCTTTTCTTGGAAGCACTTTCCTTACAGCAACTTCGCCCGAAGGCTAGGTCTTGACTATTCCGTCAGTCTCCAGTAAGTACGGCACTCCGTCCCCTTTTTAGTGTGAGCAAGTATGGGAATATTAACCCATTGTCCATCCACTACCCCTTTCGGGTTCGCGTTAGGTCCCGACTAACCCTCAGCTGATTAGCATGGCTGAGGAAACCTTAGTCTTTCGGTGAGCGGGTTTCTCGCCCGCTTTATCGTTACTTATGCCTACATTTTCTTTTCTGTACGCTCCACAATGGCTCGCGCCACTGCTTCTGTGCAAACAGAATGCTCCCCTACCAGATACAACCCTAAGTTGTAAATCCATAGCTTCGGTACTCTATTTATGCCCGATTATTATCCATGCCGGACCGCTCGACTAGTGAGCTGTTACGCACTCTTTAAATGAATGGCTGCTTCCAAGCCAACATCCTAGCTGTCAATGCAGTCCAACCGCGTTGCTTCAACTTAATAGAGATTTGGGGACCTTAGCTGTTGGTCTGGGTTCTTTCCCTCTCGGACACGGACCTTAGCACCCGCGCCCTCACTGCCGTGGAACATTTATTAGCATTCGGAGTTTGTCAGGAATTGGTAGGATTTGACTCCCCCGCATCCAA
It contains:
- a CDS encoding beta-carotene 15,15'-monooxygenase produces the protein MPEFDIDSFKKTWQEQPVEPKYNNDEILQMLNKKSRNYVKYIFWISVVEFVLFTIFGLFLILQNKESNTFLTSLQRLGVEKNDEMQNILDNIYLIIKICTLFITGYFVIRFYKNYRKIKVEEDLKEFISRIISFKKTVNAFILINILIVVVFTSALTIFGIYSIKNQNSALANSSILAFIISFIISTVLCVVLIWAYYRLVYGILIKRLDKNLVQLKEIESQE
- the rpoN gene encoding RNA polymerase factor sigma-54 — translated: MLKQHLQLKLGQKLAPQQIQLMKLIQLHTLEFEEELERELEENPALEVAKEEPKEDEYSSIEDSYETEGTESIETDFDVNDYIYDDEPTYKTASSNYSADDEDFDNESLLTEGQSLYDYLMEQINLININSEDLKIAEYIIGNLDTDGYLRREVKSIVDDLAFSQGIYTTTEKVEDILENYIQKLDPSGVGARGLQECLLLQIEKKVSANKAISLAANILRFQFDALTNKHYNKIIQKYDIEEEDLKDALEEIAKLSPKVGGNFETQTITINQEIIPDFVIQVKDGLVIPMLNSKNAPTLRVSEEYKDILTTYSHDKNSSEHKQAALFIKQKLDAAKWYIDAINQRQNTLLQTINAIVKFQHNYFITGDEKSLRPMILKDIADITGFDISTISRVVKSKYADTPNGILYLKDLFSDSLTNDDGEEVSTKEIKMHLQEVISKENKRKPLTDDALVVILKEQGYNIARRTIAKYREQLNIPVARLRKEL
- a CDS encoding RNA polymerase sigma factor — its product is MISKEKEFAQLIKDNQGLIIKVSRLYTNSLEDEEDLFQEIVLQLWRSYDSFKGNSKISTWMYRVALNTAITLFRKKSKSLPTNELDINHRDFIEDDDDKQQQISLLYTVIKTLPNVERAIVMMYLDDLPYKDIAENLGITEVNARVKMNRLKKVLKEKMERNA